In Deinococcus maricopensis DSM 21211, one genomic interval encodes:
- the ligA gene encoding NAD-dependent DNA ligase LigA — MTEARYRELIQTIQHHNRLYYEQDTPEISDAEYDALMRELRAAEAAHPEWITPESPTQKVGGAPSSAFQPVTHPTPMTSLDNVFNDEELTDWGAKLARALGAAPDTADYAYTCELKIDGLSVNLYYVDGVLQWAATRGNGVVGEIVTEQVLTIPEIPRTLPGLKGELEVRGEVYLSREEFASYNALAEELGLPLLKNPRNGAAGALRQKDPKETAKRRLRAILYALGKRDGVPARTQWDVLTWLAEQGFPTSAYSERVQGLPAAAAYHARMVADRANLPFDADGTVIKLDDLRAQEDAGFTSRAPRWAIAYKFPVEEVQTKLLSITINVGRTGKLAPLAHLEPRLIEGSTVSKATLHNEDFIRNLDLRIGDTVLVRKAGGVIPEIVRNLTELRADHSEPFEFPTHCPECGHAAVRAEGDANTYCVNPACPAQAYERLRYFVSRGAMDIRGLGEKLIEQLLQGGLVRDAADFYSLTEAQLAGLERSGTKKAQNVLRELEESKKQPLWRLVNALGMPGVGERNAQVLTRAFPSLDALLAATPEQIASIHGVGETLAQSVHAALHDATMTDLLGRLRAADLNTVEEVDAPQGEQLAGTTFVITGTLSRPRDVFKAHLESLGARISGSVTKKTTYLLAGEDAGSKLDKARENGVTILDEAALGALLTERDAPPVP; from the coding sequence ATGACCGAGGCCCGCTACCGGGAACTGATCCAGACCATCCAACACCACAACCGCCTCTACTACGAGCAGGACACCCCCGAAATCAGCGACGCCGAGTATGACGCGCTCATGCGGGAATTGCGCGCCGCCGAGGCCGCACACCCCGAATGGATCACGCCCGAATCGCCCACGCAGAAGGTCGGTGGCGCCCCCAGCAGCGCCTTCCAGCCCGTCACGCACCCCACACCCATGACCAGCCTCGACAACGTATTCAACGACGAGGAACTCACGGACTGGGGCGCCAAACTCGCGCGCGCGCTCGGCGCCGCCCCGGACACCGCCGACTACGCCTACACCTGCGAACTCAAAATCGACGGCCTCAGCGTCAACCTCTACTACGTGGACGGCGTCCTGCAGTGGGCTGCCACGCGCGGCAACGGCGTGGTGGGGGAGATCGTCACCGAACAGGTCCTCACCATCCCGGAAATCCCCCGCACCCTGCCCGGCCTCAAAGGCGAACTGGAAGTGCGCGGCGAGGTGTACCTCAGCCGCGAGGAGTTCGCCAGCTACAACGCCCTCGCCGAAGAACTCGGGCTGCCGCTCCTCAAGAACCCCCGCAACGGCGCCGCCGGCGCCCTCCGGCAGAAAGACCCGAAAGAAACCGCGAAACGCCGCCTGCGCGCCATCCTGTACGCCCTCGGCAAACGCGACGGCGTGCCCGCCCGCACGCAATGGGACGTCCTGACCTGGCTCGCGGAGCAGGGCTTCCCGACCAGCGCGTACAGCGAACGCGTTCAGGGCCTCCCAGCGGCCGCCGCATACCACGCCCGCATGGTCGCGGACCGCGCGAACCTCCCGTTCGACGCGGACGGCACCGTCATCAAACTCGACGACCTGCGCGCCCAGGAGGACGCCGGCTTCACGAGCCGCGCGCCCCGCTGGGCCATCGCGTACAAGTTCCCCGTCGAGGAAGTCCAGACGAAACTCCTGAGCATCACCATCAACGTCGGCCGCACTGGGAAGCTCGCGCCGCTCGCGCACCTCGAACCGCGCCTCATCGAGGGCAGCACCGTCAGCAAAGCCACGCTGCACAACGAGGACTTCATTCGCAACCTCGACCTGCGCATCGGCGACACCGTCCTCGTCCGCAAAGCCGGCGGCGTCATCCCGGAAATCGTCCGGAACCTCACCGAGCTCCGCGCGGACCACAGCGAACCCTTCGAGTTCCCCACGCACTGCCCGGAATGCGGTCACGCCGCCGTCCGCGCCGAAGGGGACGCGAACACCTACTGCGTGAACCCCGCGTGCCCCGCGCAGGCGTACGAACGGCTGCGGTACTTCGTGAGCCGCGGCGCCATGGACATCCGCGGCCTCGGCGAGAAGCTCATCGAGCAACTCCTGCAGGGCGGCCTCGTGCGGGACGCCGCCGACTTCTACAGCCTCACGGAAGCGCAGCTCGCGGGGCTGGAGCGCAGCGGCACCAAGAAAGCGCAGAACGTCCTGCGCGAACTGGAGGAAAGCAAGAAGCAACCGCTGTGGCGCCTCGTGAACGCCCTCGGTATGCCCGGCGTCGGCGAACGCAACGCGCAGGTGCTCACGCGCGCGTTCCCCAGCCTGGACGCGCTCCTCGCCGCCACGCCCGAGCAGATCGCGTCCATTCACGGCGTCGGCGAAACCCTCGCGCAGAGTGTCCACGCAGCCCTGCACGACGCAACCATGACGGACCTGCTCGGGCGCCTGCGCGCCGCCGACCTCAACACCGTCGAGGAGGTCGACGCGCCCCAAGGCGAGCAGCTCGCCGGGACGACGTTCGTGATCACGGGGACGCTTAGCCGACCCCGCGACGTGTTCAAGGCCCACCTGGAGTCGCTCGGCGCGCGCATCAGCGGGAGCGTCACCAAGAAAACGACGTACCTGCTTGCCGGAGAGGACGCCGGCAGCAAGCTCGACAAGGCCCGCGAGAACGGCGTGACCATCCTCGACGAGGCGGCCCTCGGGGCCCTGCTGACCGAACGCGACGCACCCCCAGTCCCCTGA
- the nusB gene encoding transcription antitermination factor NusB translates to MTRRREKASAPSNSRRAAREFAFRVLFESERGQVPLQEALNRARLNMAHGDDTYPELGDEAVDFARDLLGAQTARRAEVDSLLTRTIRGWTFEQMAQTDLNVLRLATAEMLRGEDPHPPIIESFVRVARKFGGEDSGRFVNGVLSGVSRTIEEQGALPLPGPDGSGDDA, encoded by the coding sequence TTGACGCGCCGCCGAGAGAAAGCCAGCGCCCCCAGCAACTCCCGCCGCGCCGCGCGCGAATTCGCCTTCCGCGTGCTGTTCGAAAGTGAACGCGGGCAGGTGCCCCTGCAGGAAGCCCTGAATCGCGCCCGCCTCAACATGGCGCACGGCGACGACACCTACCCGGAACTCGGCGACGAAGCCGTGGACTTCGCCCGGGACCTGCTCGGGGCGCAGACCGCGCGCCGCGCCGAGGTGGACAGCCTCCTCACCCGCACCATCCGCGGCTGGACCTTCGAGCAGATGGCCCAGACGGACCTGAACGTCCTGCGCCTCGCCACGGCGGAAATGCTGCGCGGCGAGGACCCGCACCCGCCCATCATCGAGAGTTTCGTGCGCGTCGCCCGCAAGTTCGGCGGCGAGGACTCCGGCCGCTTCGTGAACGGCGTCCTCAGCGGCGTGTCCCGCACCATCGAGGAGCAGGGCGCCCTGCCGCTGCCCGGCCCGGACGGCAGCGGAGACGACGCTTGA
- a CDS encoding bifunctional 5,10-methylenetetrahydrofolate dehydrogenase/5,10-methenyltetrahydrofolate cyclohydrolase, translating to MTARALPGAPAAEALLARARERLAALPGGAHLHVIRLGDDPASVSYVRLKDRKAREVGLRSTVHALPDATPEADLLALIARLNADPAASGILVQLPLPAHVNASRVLRAIDPDKDVDGFHPVNVGGLWSGETRLPPCTPAGVLALLDHYAVPVAGKRAVIVGRSNIVGKPLAAMLLARDATVTVAHSRTPDLSAVTRAADILFAAVGRAHLITPAHVRSGATVIDVGVNRHAVADEPPRLVGDVHPDVRSVAGALTPVPGGVGPMTVAQLLMNTVTAAHHHAHP from the coding sequence TTGACGGCACGCGCGCTGCCCGGCGCGCCCGCCGCGGAAGCCCTGCTCGCCCGCGCCCGCGAACGCCTCGCGGCGCTGCCGGGCGGCGCGCACCTGCACGTCATCCGCCTCGGTGACGACCCCGCCAGCGTCAGCTACGTCCGCCTCAAGGACCGCAAGGCCCGCGAGGTGGGCCTGCGCAGCACCGTGCACGCCCTGCCGGACGCCACCCCCGAAGCGGACCTACTCGCGCTGATCGCGCGACTCAACGCCGACCCGGCGGCAAGCGGCATCCTCGTGCAGCTCCCGCTGCCCGCCCACGTGAACGCCTCGCGCGTCCTGCGCGCCATCGACCCCGACAAGGACGTGGACGGCTTTCATCCCGTGAACGTCGGTGGTCTGTGGAGCGGCGAGACGCGCCTTCCACCGTGCACGCCCGCCGGCGTCCTCGCACTCCTCGACCATTACGCCGTCCCGGTCGCGGGGAAACGCGCGGTGATCGTGGGGCGCAGCAACATCGTCGGCAAGCCCCTCGCGGCCATGCTGCTCGCCCGGGACGCCACCGTCACGGTCGCGCACTCCCGCACGCCGGACCTCTCCGCCGTCACCCGTGCCGCGGACATCCTGTTCGCCGCCGTGGGCCGCGCGCACCTCATCACGCCCGCACACGTCAGGTCCGGCGCGACCGTCATTGATGTCGGCGTGAACCGCCACGCGGTCGCCGACGAGCCCCCCCGCCTCGTGGGCGACGTCCACCCGGACGTGCGCAGCGTCGCCGGTGCGCTCACGCCCGTGCCGGGCGGCGTCGGCCCGATGACCGTCGCGCAACTC
- a CDS encoding Asp23/Gls24 family envelope stress response protein, translating into MELDISKNVLLDIATTTLDRIEGLEVAPAPIKVGEVLQRQAGRGRPRAIKVQREGEQLSFDLGVNIEYGQNLVKLAQNAQRALTENVELMTGLKVRAVNVTVLGLTLPKGA; encoded by the coding sequence GTGGAACTCGACATCAGCAAAAACGTCCTCCTGGACATCGCCACCACCACCCTCGACCGCATCGAGGGCCTCGAAGTCGCGCCCGCCCCCATCAAGGTCGGTGAGGTCCTGCAGCGTCAGGCGGGCCGTGGCCGCCCCCGCGCCATCAAGGTCCAGCGCGAAGGTGAGCAGCTCAGCTTCGACCTCGGCGTGAACATCGAGTACGGCCAGAACCTCGTGAAACTCGCGCAAAACGCCCAGCGCGCCCTCACCGAGAACGTGGAGCTCATGACCGGCCTGAAGGTCCGCGCCGTGAACGTCACCGTCCTGGGCCTCACGCTCCCGAAAGGCGCCTGA
- a CDS encoding NAD(P)/FAD-dependent oxidoreductase yields the protein MTDIVLLGGGYVTIDAYRSLMRTLGRDVRRGAARITVITPEPYHTFHGWTGEVLAGVLPLERTLTPLTDVLPHARLVLGRATRVDPDTQTVQVTQANGALTVVPYDHLLVGVGARDPFDRLPGLREHGWGLKDTLDMQRLHQHLQTWSPNGARALIVGGGFAGVEMAAALRERFTPAELQIHLASATPQLLTTLRPEYQHLAEYAEQTLRAREIHILRECRVQEVTARGARLSSGAHLPADLVLVTAGFAAQDVPGLNELPRHPDGRLLTDDALRVSGYANIWAGGDAAHVTHPVTGGACPTNALWAMKHGMCAGRNIGRAVQGRAPRPFAYRGLGQGAAFRVGQGITELKGMQFTGRLGWLMRLLFFVWYMPTKRGGARVLHAWLTRPRVPRAVRASTVPEA from the coding sequence ATGACCGACATCGTCCTGCTCGGCGGAGGCTACGTGACCATCGACGCGTACCGCTCGCTGATGCGCACCCTCGGGCGCGACGTGCGGCGCGGCGCGGCGCGCATCACCGTCATCACCCCGGAGCCGTACCACACCTTCCACGGCTGGACGGGCGAAGTGCTCGCCGGCGTGCTCCCGCTGGAGCGCACCCTCACGCCCCTGACCGACGTGCTCCCCCACGCGCGCCTCGTGCTGGGCCGCGCCACACGCGTGGACCCGGACACCCAGACCGTGCAGGTCACGCAGGCCAACGGCGCGCTCACGGTGGTGCCCTACGATCACCTGCTGGTCGGCGTGGGCGCCCGCGACCCGTTCGACCGCCTTCCGGGCCTGCGCGAACACGGCTGGGGCCTGAAAGACACCCTTGACATGCAGCGCCTCCACCAACACCTGCAAACGTGGTCCCCCAACGGTGCGCGCGCCCTCATCGTCGGCGGCGGCTTTGCCGGCGTGGAAATGGCCGCCGCGCTGCGCGAGCGCTTCACGCCCGCCGAACTTCAGATTCACCTGGCGTCCGCCACCCCGCAGCTCCTCACCACCCTCCGCCCGGAGTACCAGCACCTCGCGGAGTATGCCGAGCAGACCCTGCGCGCGCGCGAAATTCACATCCTCCGCGAATGCCGCGTGCAGGAGGTCACGGCCCGCGGCGCGCGCCTGAGCAGCGGCGCGCACCTGCCCGCCGACCTGGTTCTGGTCACCGCCGGATTCGCCGCGCAGGACGTCCCCGGACTGAACGAATTGCCGCGCCACCCGGACGGGCGCCTGCTCACCGACGACGCGCTGCGCGTGTCGGGGTACGCCAACATCTGGGCGGGCGGTGACGCCGCGCACGTCACCCACCCGGTCACCGGAGGCGCCTGCCCCACCAATGCCCTGTGGGCCATGAAGCACGGCATGTGCGCCGGGCGTAACATCGGCCGCGCCGTGCAGGGGCGCGCGCCTCGGCCCTTCGCCTACCGCGGGCTGGGGCAGGGGGCGGCCTTCCGGGTCGGTCAGGGCATCACGGAACTCAAGGGAATGCAGTTCACGGGGCGCCTGGGCTGGCTGATGCGCCTGCTGTTCTTCGTCTGGTACATGCCGACCAAGCGTGGCGGCGCACGCGTCCTGCACGCGTGGCTGACGCGCCCCCGCGTTCCCCGGGCGGTCCGGGCGTCCACGGTGCCGGAAGCGTAA
- a CDS encoding Semialdehyde dehydrogenase NAD --binding protein, with the protein MNFRQPVAFLIHPRVNVAADLAQLFHPALARIPNSVYAQALRRLPIPPLVTGHIRYTDAPDTLAAHLITVPLTAAQLLHLPRPKVQAKLEDAVSRARDLGARVVGLGGLNAPATRGGATLTHRTDIGVTNGNAFTAAMTLQGVHQALQYTPDPDRAHIALVGATGSVGACLTRLLARRHRGRLTLIARNPERLHALRDDIAASGADAHASTTMIDARGADLVVLLTSATEALLRSEHLKPHAVVLDDTQPRNTDAALLHTRPDVTIIDGGLVEIPGMRMRGSIGLPRGVAYACLAETLLLGLSGHAGHFSIGASSVDQAEHMLQLARAHADLGFHIAAPHSFSRPLTVTPHARQPVLA; encoded by the coding sequence GCACTCGCCCGGATTCCCAACAGCGTCTACGCCCAGGCCCTGCGCCGACTCCCCATTCCTCCGCTCGTCACCGGCCACATCCGCTACACCGACGCGCCCGATACCCTGGCCGCGCACCTCATCACCGTGCCCCTCACCGCCGCCCAGCTCCTCCACCTGCCCCGCCCGAAAGTGCAGGCGAAACTCGAGGACGCCGTCAGCCGGGCCCGCGACCTCGGCGCGCGCGTCGTCGGCCTCGGCGGCCTCAACGCCCCCGCCACCCGGGGCGGCGCCACCCTCACCCACCGCACCGACATCGGCGTGACCAACGGCAACGCCTTCACCGCCGCCATGACCCTCCAGGGCGTCCACCAGGCCCTCCAGTACACCCCCGACCCGGACCGCGCGCACATTGCCCTCGTGGGCGCCACCGGCAGCGTCGGCGCCTGCCTCACCCGCCTCCTCGCGCGCCGCCACCGAGGGCGCCTCACCCTCATCGCCCGCAACCCCGAACGCCTCCACGCACTGCGCGACGACATCGCCGCCAGCGGCGCCGACGCCCACGCCTCCACCACAATGATCGACGCGCGCGGCGCCGACCTCGTGGTCCTGCTGACCAGCGCCACCGAAGCGCTGCTGCGCAGCGAACACCTCAAACCGCACGCCGTCGTCCTGGACGACACCCAACCCCGCAACACCGACGCCGCCCTGCTCCACACGCGCCCGGACGTCACCATCATCGACGGTGGCCTCGTGGAGATACCAGGCATGCGCATGCGCGGCAGCATCGGCCTGCCCCGCGGCGTCGCCTACGCCTGCCTCGCCGAAACGCTCCTGCTGGGCCTCAGCGGCCACGCAGGCCACTTCTCCATCGGGGCCTCCTCCGTGGACCAGGCCGAACACATGCTCCAACTGGCACGCGCCCACGCAGACCTCGGGTTCCACATCGCGGCGCCGCACAGCTTCAGTCGCCCCCTCACCGTCACCCCCCACGCGCGGCAACCGGTGCTGGCATGA
- a CDS encoding BMP family lipoprotein, with amino-acid sequence MKKALTLGLLAALSGALAQGSLRVGMAYDAGGKFDKSFNQSAYEGSQRAAKAGGVTVKDFEPTDPSQVVQGIRSFANDDFDLVIGVGFNNNASITTVAKENPDLAFGLVDDVSPQKNVASLLFAEEQGSYLVGYLAGMNSSTGVVGFVGGMDIPLIHKFEAGFTAGAKAANKNVKVLAQYVGTTPEAWNNPSKAKEIAASMKAKGADIIFAAAGGSGKGVVDYIKQTQCLKAGSLPKGVTFKTNNFAKVAKSASYASACAGNTRPMFFIGVDSNQNYLGDFDNKPTTLNHGLTSMLKRVDNAVFALINDVKADKFKGGERRFGLKEGGVGYAVDQYNKALIPSSQIAKVEAIKAQIISGKIKVPSK; translated from the coding sequence ATGAAAAAAGCACTGACCCTCGGTCTGCTTGCCGCCCTCAGCGGTGCCCTTGCCCAAGGTAGCCTTCGCGTCGGCATGGCCTACGACGCTGGCGGTAAATTCGACAAATCCTTCAACCAGAGCGCCTACGAAGGCAGCCAGCGTGCCGCGAAAGCGGGCGGCGTCACCGTCAAGGACTTCGAACCCACTGACCCCAGCCAGGTCGTGCAGGGCATCCGCAGCTTCGCGAACGACGACTTCGACCTGGTCATCGGCGTCGGCTTCAACAACAACGCCAGCATCACCACGGTCGCGAAGGAAAACCCTGACCTCGCGTTCGGCCTGGTCGACGACGTGAGCCCCCAGAAGAACGTCGCCAGCCTGCTGTTCGCCGAAGAGCAGGGCAGCTACCTGGTCGGCTACCTCGCCGGCATGAACAGCAGCACCGGCGTGGTCGGCTTCGTGGGCGGCATGGACATCCCCCTGATCCACAAGTTCGAAGCGGGCTTCACCGCGGGCGCCAAGGCCGCGAACAAGAACGTCAAGGTGCTCGCGCAGTACGTCGGCACCACCCCTGAAGCCTGGAACAACCCCAGCAAGGCCAAGGAAATCGCGGCCAGCATGAAGGCCAAGGGCGCGGACATCATCTTCGCGGCCGCGGGCGGCAGCGGTAAGGGCGTCGTCGACTACATCAAGCAGACGCAGTGCCTCAAGGCCGGCAGCCTGCCCAAGGGCGTGACCTTCAAGACCAACAACTTCGCCAAGGTCGCGAAGAGCGCCAGCTACGCCAGCGCCTGCGCCGGCAACACCCGCCCGATGTTCTTCATCGGCGTGGACAGCAACCAGAACTACCTGGGCGACTTCGACAACAAGCCCACCACACTCAACCACGGCCTGACCAGCATGCTGAAGCGCGTTGACAACGCCGTGTTCGCGCTGATCAACGACGTGAAGGCCGACAAGTTCAAGGGTGGCGAACGCCGCTTCGGCCTGAAGGAAGGTGGCGTCGGCTACGCCGTCGACCAGTACAACAAGGCGCTGATCCCCAGCAGCCAGATCGCCAAGGTCGAAGCCATCAAGGCCCAGATCATCAGCGGCAAGATCAAAGTCCCCAGCAAGTAA